A window of the Chloroflexota bacterium genome harbors these coding sequences:
- a CDS encoding alpha/beta hydrolase, producing MDGMQSVTVDGVRVVYKEAGPADAPPVLVLHGWGANSQAVGSIQAVLRETHRTIAPDLPGFGLSDPPPVPWGAQEYAACVRGLMAALGIARASIVGHSHGGRTAIVLAATHPELIDRLVLVDSAGLRPKRQAGYYARVYAYKAGRKALATPPFNGPLGNPLRRLFDARFGSADYRQAGTMRGTLVRVVNEDWRHLLPKIQAPTLLVWGELDDQTPLSDGELMEKLIPDAGLVVFPGAGHYAYADDLGRFARVVGHFLA from the coding sequence ATGGACGGCATGCAGTCCGTCACCGTGGACGGCGTGCGGGTCGTCTACAAGGAGGCTGGCCCGGCCGATGCGCCGCCGGTCCTGGTACTGCACGGCTGGGGCGCGAACAGCCAGGCGGTCGGCAGCATCCAGGCCGTCCTGCGGGAGACCCACCGGACCATCGCGCCAGACCTGCCCGGCTTCGGCCTGAGCGATCCGCCCCCCGTCCCCTGGGGCGCCCAGGAGTACGCCGCCTGCGTGCGCGGCCTGATGGCGGCGCTCGGCATCGCGCGGGCCAGCATCGTCGGGCACTCGCACGGCGGACGGACGGCCATCGTGCTGGCGGCCACCCACCCCGAGCTGATCGACCGGCTGGTGCTGGTGGACAGCGCCGGTCTGCGCCCGAAACGGCAGGCTGGCTACTACGCGCGTGTCTACGCCTACAAGGCCGGGCGCAAGGCGCTCGCGACGCCGCCGTTCAACGGGCCGCTCGGCAACCCCCTCCGCCGCCTGTTCGACGCCCGCTTCGGCTCGGCCGACTACCGGCAGGCCGGCACTATGCGCGGCACGCTGGTCCGCGTCGTGAACGAGGACTGGCGGCACCTGCTCCCGAAGATCCAGGCCCCAACGCTCCTGGTCTGGGGCGAGCTGGACGATCAGACGCCGCTCTCGGACGGGGAGCTGATGGAGAAACTGATTCCGGACGCCGGGCTGGTCGTCTTCCCGGGGGCCGGCCACTACGCCTACGCCGACGATCTCGGACGGTTCGCGCGGGTGGTCGGGCACTTCCTGGCGTGA